The genomic stretch GGTTCATTAATAGGGGGTGATATGTCCTGTCAGGTCATAATAAATCAGAACCCTGGCAGTTGGATACGGATAGTATAATCATCATGCCTTGTTTTAATATATTTCTACCCAAATATCAATGTAATAATCTGATAGTGATAAATAGCAGTAATGTTAATTACGGATAGTTTCGTTGAAATTTTCATCTATTTGAATGTTTTCATTTGTTGATTTTTATATGGAAGTTTATTGTTTGCTATTGGCAGTGCTATTTTGGGTGTAATCCAGATTTGAGATGATTTCTTTGTTTTAACTTATTGATATTTATAGTTTGCTTTTTGTCTTTCTATTTTTATGTTTTTGCATTGAACAATTGTGAAATACCAGATGGTTTTCATTATTTTCATAGACATAATATTGTTGTTTTTATGGGTGTTTAAAGTTAATCACAACATGTCTGAGTAGGTGTCTACAGATACCTTTACTTGGATGCCAATTTTATTTTTAGCCATATTGTAGAGTTGTAATATGTTATTGGGTTCGATTGTCTCTAGAGTGTATCTTGGATTTTTCCTGATTATTTTTATGATGTTATTTCTGGCCGGGGTGTTACTAAAGAGTAACAAGGAAGTGAATTCCAGTTTGGCGTTTATGGTACAAGAATCTACCCCTTTGATGCTCCATTCCGGAGAGCTTAAAACCAGTTTGCTCGATATTAATCGCCACCTGGACGCATATTTGTTTTCTGTCTACTGGGATGAACTGGAGGGAGTGAGCCAAGTTATTGATGCAAAAATCGCCAGCCATAACAGTCTCCTTGAATGGTTTGAGGATGTCGCGGTTCAGGATCCCCGGGTGGACGACGTACTTGCGAAAATAAAGCAAAAAACTAAAAATAGCTTTATTGATATCAATGAGATAGTACAGAACTATGCACATTATCTTGAGCTGAAAGAACAAGCTATGCATCAGCAGTCTCTGTTTCAATCGCTGGCGATGCAGTTAAATAGCAACCTGTTGGGTAATCTGGCAGTAACCAAACAAGATGATAAACGCCAAGTGGTGGAGAGGCTTCTTACTCAAGTGGGGATAATTGTCGGAGAGATGAATGAAGCGTTTGCGTTGCAAGACGTAATAGAAACTCGTGCGATAGGGCGGCGCTTTCACCAGCGCAAACAACGATTTGATAAAGCGGTACTTGAGTTTAAATCTCTGGTCCCCTCTTTTTATCAGCAAAGCGACACTTCGTTAAGTTTATTTCAGCAGCAATTGTTTTCTGCGATGGGTGCACTCGCACAGCATGTCGCTGTTGTTGAGCTTTACGACACGTTACAGCAGCAAAGAGAACGCTTGAGAGAGCAAATAAATGCTCAATTAGAAACAATCGATAGCTTGTCGGATTACGCGGCTTCTTCCGCTAAGTTACGTTATGTCGAAGCCGAAAATCAGGCTGATAGGACGTTAAGCACCCTCATCCTGATGTCATCGCTCTGTGTCGTGTTTGCGTTGTTTATTGGCATCCATATTGCGAACTTGATTCGCCGTCCAAGCAAAAACCTGCTGCAGGTTCTCAATAAGGTCTCTGCAAAAGACTTGACCGAAAAAATCAAGCTATCTACCCGTAATGAGCTAGGTTATGTGTCAGCCCAGGTCAATGTCGTAATCGACGACTTGGCCCATATTATCAGGCAGATAGGTAACGCCGCCACACAGTTGACTCATGCTTCGTTACAAAATCAGCAAACGAGTGAAGGGCTCAAGCTGACCATTGCGGAACAAACATCGCAAACGGCTTTGATAGCGACAGCGATGGAGGAAATAGAGTCAGCGGTCAACGATATTTCTTGTTCCGCCAATCAAACGTTATCCATTGTGACTTCGGCAGTCTCAGATTCTACTTATGGTCAACAATCAATGATAAGTAATGTCGAGCTGTTAAATCTACTGTCACTCCGTCTGAATGAGACCACGCAGACGATTCATCAGCTGAACTGTGATTCTGAGGGCATTGATTCAATTCTGGATGTCATTTCCGGTATTTCTGAACAAACCAATTTATTAGCGCTCAATGCGGCGATCGAAGCGGCGAGAGCTGGAGAACAGGGACGGGGATTTTCTGTGGTTGCGGATGAGGTTCGCGTACTTGCGGCAAAAACTAATATCAGTACCAAAGAAATTCAATCCAAAATAGAGCAACTGCAAACTCGTGCCAGTGAAGCGGTTCAGCAAATAACAGCGTGTGTGGGTGATATGGCTAGCTGCATTAGCCAGACGGACAGCGTCAATTTATCATTGCGTCATGTGCATGCCCTGTTGAACCAGATCGAAGATCGCAGTCACCACATTGCTGCTGCAACGACTCAACACCAATCGGTTGCAAAAGAAGCGACAAACCATGTCAACCACATCCAGGTATTAGCCGAGCAAAATTTACTTCGCGCCGAGCAATTGACGGCTCACAGTCAAAGTCTGGAGCAGATGGCAGAGCATCAGTCACAATTAACCGAGCAATTTCAGTTGCCTATAAAAATACAATAGATTAAATCGCAACGGATGTTTAGCAGGTCAATTCTTCAGCTAGAGGTTATGAAAGTCTTTCATGATATGAAATGAAACTGTTGGAGTTTTCAATTTTTATTGTATTGCTTGTTGTAAGCCTGGGTTTGCCGTGATGAATCTCACAATCCACGGAGACAGGATCCGAAATACTCTGTCTGTAAGCGATTTCAAGCATGAGGTTCTTTTGGTCACGATTAAGCATGTATCAGAACTTGCAGGTGTTTCCCAAGCAACGGTTTCAAGAGTGGTCAACGGGACAACGCGCGTAAGTCACGATAAGAAATTGAAAGTTGAGAAAGCGATTAAAGAGCTTGGATATCGACCTAATTCAATAGCTCAGGCGTTAGCATCCAGCCGAACCGGTAGCGTTGGTGTCGTGGTGCCTGAACTGGGGGGGCTCGTTCTTTTCAGGGATTTTGCAGAGTATCGAAGGCCATTTGCGCCGTTTAGGTTATCACGCCGTGGTTACCGCGGGATCTAACACCGAGCAAGGTCAGCGAGAGTCAGTCGAATTTTTACTGGGTCGTCGGGTGGATGCATTGATCCTGCATACTCAGCAGCTGTGTGATGATTATCTGATTGCGTTAGAAGCGAAAGGGATTCCGATAGTCCTTATTAACCGAGTGATACCGGAAATGCAGGCCAGTTGCATCGATATCGATAATGAAGAGGGAGCTAGGCTGGCCACTCAGTATCTATTGCAGAAGGGACACAAGCGCATTGCATGTATTACCGGTCCTTTGGATAAGTCCGATGCACGGGGGCGTTTGCAAGGCTACAGGCGCGCTTTAGAGGAGGCCGGGCTGGTATATAACCCGGCGATTGTTTCTGAAGCGAGTTTTACCGAAGAAACCGGAGTCAGTGCCATGCAGAAACTGCTGCGAAGAGGGGGGCATTTTACAGCCGTCTTTGCCTCAAATGACCATATGGCTTTTGGGGCGTTTGAAGTATTAAAAAGGGAAGGATTCTCGGTTCCTGAGGATGTTTCACTGGTGGGGTTCGATAATGTTCTGTTTGCTCGTTATCTCACGCCAGGCTTAACCACGGTCAATTTTCCAATCGAGGAAATGAGCATCGAGGCCGTACAGTTAACCATTCAAAAACTAAGTAAAAATAAATGCGATGTGAATTTCCAACTGTCACCAGTTTTGGTGGTGAGAAATTCCGTGAAGGATTTACTAAAAACGTTATAAATTATTAAGGATGTATGATGAAACTTAAGACTCTTCTGCTATCCAGCGCAGCGGCATTTGGGCTCGTTGCCACTGCGACTGCGGCCAATGAACCGATTCGCTTTGACGGATTCCCTGATTTCGACAGTAGCTTAAAAGTGCTTCTCCCCGACTTTGAAAAAAAGACCGGCATCAAAGTAGATTACCTGATGAATAATCATGGTGATCACCATACCAAGTTAACCACCAACCTCGCGACTGGGTCCGGTGCAGGGGATGTGATTGTGGTGGATGTTGAAAAAATTGGCCCTTTTGTCGCCTCTGGCGGGCTGGTCAATTTATCCAAACAGTATCAGGCCGACCAGTATAAAGAACGGTTCGCTCCTTATGCCTGGGCGCAAGGCAAGGGCGCGGATGGCGATATGTACGGCATTCCGGTCGATTTGGGGCCAGGTGTCATGTATTACCGCACCGATATCTTTAAACAAGCCGGGTTAGATATCAATGAAGTGCTCAAAAGTTGGGATTCTTATATCGCGGCGGGTGAGAAACTTAAGCAGCTGAATATTCAGCTTATTCCGTCAGCAGCTGACGTCGCTCAGGCGATTATTTTTACTACTGTGCCTGAGGGCGAAGGCCTTTACTTTGATAAAGACGGTAACCCGGTTGTCACCTCTGAGCGTTTTGTGAATGCGTTTAAAATCGCGAAAGAGATTCGCGATAAAGGGTTGGATGGTCGCATTCTGGCGTGGTCAAACGAATGGTACGAAGGTTTTCGTAAAGGTACATTCGCGACTCAGCTTTCGGGTGCATGGCTGCTAGGTCACTTGCAGAATTGGATTGCTCCGGAGACCAAAGGAAAGTGGGCCGTGTCACATTTGCCTAACGGAATTTATGGCAGCTGGGGTGGCTCCTTTTTATCGATACCAAAACAATCGTCACATCAGGATGAAGCTTGGGAATTGATTAAATATATGACGACTGAACGTGATGTCCAACTGAAACATTTTTCTACGATTGCGGCATTCCCTGCCAATACGACCACTTATGATGACGACATGTTTAAAGAGCATATTGAGTTTTTGGGTGGCCAACAAGCGAGATTACTGTTTGCCGAAGTGGCGAAAAATATCAAGCCTGTCCAGCCATCAAAAGGCGACCACATCGCTCGTTCCATTGTATTAGAAAATGCACTAATGGAAGTATTGGATGAAGATAAGGATATAAAAACGGCGCTTAAAGAAGCCGAACGTCTAATTAAGCGCCGTACGCGTAATCTATAAGAATCAGTGCTCAGGGAACCTTAAATTATCGGTTCCCTGGGCAAGAGGTCGTTATTATGAATTTCTCACAAAGTAAAACGATGGAAGGTGTATCGGATAAGCGTTTTTTTCATTTAAATTTGAAAGCGCTTACACCCTACGGTTTCTTGTTGCCATTTTTATGTATATTTTCCGTGTTTGGCATTTTTCCTTTACTGTTTTCGGTCTATCTTTCCTTTCACGCCTGGAATCCGGTGGAAGGTTTGGATGCAATGAAATACGTTGGGCTTGAGAATTATCAAGTAGCGCTTACCGACCCATGGCTGTGGCGCTCACTGAAAAATACCTTTTGGCTGGCAATTACATCGGGTGTGGCGCAGCATTTAATTGCGATTCCTGTCGCCTATATTCTCGTTTCTATGGGTGACCGTTTGCGTCACTGGCTTACCTCGGCGTATTTTTTACCTTATATTACCTCGACCGTCGCCGCATCACTGATATTTTTTAATATGTACTCACCCAGTACAGGCATTATTAACCAAACATTAGTTGCGCTGGCTGACAGCTCTTGGTTTGGTTGGGCTTTTGCGTGGGTGAATGATTTCCAGCCTATCCGCTGGTTGGATGATGCGACTCTGGTGAAACCTTCTATCGCGATTATGGTGTTCTGGAAATATACCGGTTTTAATATTGTCCTTTACACTACAGGTCTAATGACTATTCCTAAGGATATATTAGAAGCGGCACGCATGGATGGCGCCAATGCCTTCCGCCGTTTCTGGAATGTATCTTTACCTATGATCCGTCCTTTTATCTTCTTCGCTGTAACCATGACCATTATCGGTAACCTACAGCTATTTGAAGAACCTTTTGTTCTGACTCGCGGTACCGGTGGTACCGGCCAATCTGGACTGACCATTTCGATGTATTTGTACAAAGTGGGTTGGGAATGGCTCGAGATGGGTACAGCTTCGGCCATTTCCTGGCTGCTGTTTGCCCTGATTGCAACCTGTACCATGATTCAATTTTTCTTTTTTGGTAAGAAAGGCTTAGGGGAACAATAAGATGCCAGTTAACGCTCTTA from Vibrio ostreae encodes the following:
- a CDS encoding methyl-accepting chemotaxis protein encodes the protein MLLGSIVSRVYLGFFLIIFMMLFLAGVLLKSNKEVNSSLAFMVQESTPLMLHSGELKTSLLDINRHLDAYLFSVYWDELEGVSQVIDAKIASHNSLLEWFEDVAVQDPRVDDVLAKIKQKTKNSFIDINEIVQNYAHYLELKEQAMHQQSLFQSLAMQLNSNLLGNLAVTKQDDKRQVVERLLTQVGIIVGEMNEAFALQDVIETRAIGRRFHQRKQRFDKAVLEFKSLVPSFYQQSDTSLSLFQQQLFSAMGALAQHVAVVELYDTLQQQRERLREQINAQLETIDSLSDYAASSAKLRYVEAENQADRTLSTLILMSSLCVVFALFIGIHIANLIRRPSKNLLQVLNKVSAKDLTEKIKLSTRNELGYVSAQVNVVIDDLAHIIRQIGNAATQLTHASLQNQQTSEGLKLTIAEQTSQTALIATAMEEIESAVNDISCSANQTLSIVTSAVSDSTYGQQSMISNVELLNLLSLRLNETTQTIHQLNCDSEGIDSILDVISGISEQTNLLALNAAIEAARAGEQGRGFSVVADEVRVLAAKTNISTKEIQSKIEQLQTRASEAVQQITACVGDMASCISQTDSVNLSLRHVHALLNQIEDRSHHIAAATTQHQSVAKEATNHVNHIQVLAEQNLLRAEQLTAHSQSLEQMAEHQSQLTEQFQLPIKIQ
- a CDS encoding ABC transporter substrate-binding protein, giving the protein MKLKTLLLSSAAAFGLVATATAANEPIRFDGFPDFDSSLKVLLPDFEKKTGIKVDYLMNNHGDHHTKLTTNLATGSGAGDVIVVDVEKIGPFVASGGLVNLSKQYQADQYKERFAPYAWAQGKGADGDMYGIPVDLGPGVMYYRTDIFKQAGLDINEVLKSWDSYIAAGEKLKQLNIQLIPSAADVAQAIIFTTVPEGEGLYFDKDGNPVVTSERFVNAFKIAKEIRDKGLDGRILAWSNEWYEGFRKGTFATQLSGAWLLGHLQNWIAPETKGKWAVSHLPNGIYGSWGGSFLSIPKQSSHQDEAWELIKYMTTERDVQLKHFSTIAAFPANTTTYDDDMFKEHIEFLGGQQARLLFAEVAKNIKPVQPSKGDHIARSIVLENALMEVLDEDKDIKTALKEAERLIKRRTRNL
- a CDS encoding carbohydrate ABC transporter permease; this translates as MNFSQSKTMEGVSDKRFFHLNLKALTPYGFLLPFLCIFSVFGIFPLLFSVYLSFHAWNPVEGLDAMKYVGLENYQVALTDPWLWRSLKNTFWLAITSGVAQHLIAIPVAYILVSMGDRLRHWLTSAYFLPYITSTVAASLIFFNMYSPSTGIINQTLVALADSSWFGWAFAWVNDFQPIRWLDDATLVKPSIAIMVFWKYTGFNIVLYTTGLMTIPKDILEAARMDGANAFRRFWNVSLPMIRPFIFFAVTMTIIGNLQLFEEPFVLTRGTGGTGQSGLTISMYLYKVGWEWLEMGTASAISWLLFALIATCTMIQFFFFGKKGLGEQ